The following coding sequences are from one Eucalyptus grandis isolate ANBG69807.140 chromosome 11, ASM1654582v1, whole genome shotgun sequence window:
- the LOC104425729 gene encoding uncharacterized protein LOC104425729, giving the protein MVSCGGCSWTLVGLIGAFLDLALAYFLLWISAFVFCASRFWSIFGIHLPCPCEGVLGFRSSSICLHKLLVEIPARKIYSVQSQVRSKFPFGSVVSEDESRNSNLKLVKDEKVENGVIELSSEKLCSSLSGAVSQNLNDREIAHDVKGKGVVVSQKQRSGVGIRRRRSRAVLGYGKFKPNNLKSAVGGVCPYPPGIEEMSSQIAESLGLVSGINGQILDERKPIDVAEGERTCHSYELSRSFDGSKGVNLDSSSIDNSITDPPDELGIDRTELDRIRMLEQVLAEEKAARAALYLELEKERAASATAADEAMAMIFRLQEEKASIEMEVRQNERMMEEKFAYDEEEMNILKEILIRRERENFFLENEVEAYRQIPSGDKSSDDHVQDIKDSHRKIHPVLHPGEYVQSMVPEINNGGVIKDYIMEPTHYCTGMTRCFSCDGEGVEENRENGDIECGNLRETVHDMQQIVHDVHVVDDKTDPPNNGTNEEDMRQNGHMSDTNIDGVLELLVNSRSRTMTHDSERVARYERLKLDIEVEWLREMLRIVQEEKEKLRISGKNREGETNQLELLDDIQHQLQEIQRLRGPMQHTSSPSALSKVKVEEM; this is encoded by the exons ATGGTTTCTTGCGGAGGCTGTTCTTGGACTTTGGTTGGTCTTATTGGGGCGTTTCTTGATCTTGCTCTTGCTTACTTCCTGCTGTGGATATCGGCTTTTGTGTTTTGTGCTTCAAGATTCTGGAGTATTTTCGGGATCCATCTTCCTTGTCCGTGTGAGGGTGTGTTAGGTTTTCGAAGCAGTAGCATCTGCTTGCACAAGCTGCTTGTTGAAATACCCGCGAGGAAGATCTACTCTGTTCAGAGCCAGGTGAGGAGTAAATTCCCTTTTGGTTCTGTTGTTTCTGAGGACGAGTCACGTAATTCAAACTTGAAGTTAGTCAAAGATGAGAAAGTCGAGAACGGTGTTATTGAATTGAGCAGCGAAAAGCTTTGTAGTTCTTTGTCGGGGGCGGTTTCACAGAATTTGAATGACAGAGAGATTGCACATGATGTTAAAGGAAAGGGTGTTGTTGTCAGTCAGAAGCAAAGGTCTGGAGTTGGAATtcggagaagaagaagtagagctGTTCTTGGATACGGGAAATTCAAGCCTAACAATTTGAAGTCAGCAGTTGGTGGTGTTTGCCCCTACCCTCCTGGTATTGAAGAAATGAGTAGCCAAATTGCAGAAAGTTTGGGTCTTGTGAGCGGGATTAATGGTCAAATCCTGG ATGAAAGAAAACCCATTGACGTTGCTGAGGGTGAAAGAACGTGCCATAGCTATGAGCTGAGCAGATCTTTTGACGGGAGCAAAGGAGTGAATTTGGATTCATCTTCTATTGACAATTCCATCACTGATCCGCCAGATGAGCTAGGAATTGATAGAACCGAGTTGGATAGAATCAGAATGCTAGAACAAGTACTTGCTGAAGAGAAAGCTGCTCGTGCTGCGCTTTACCTGGAattggagaaagagagagctgcTTCTGCCACTGCTGCTGATGAAGCCATGGCCATGATATTTCGCCTGCAAGAAGAGAAGGCATCAATAGAAATGGAAGTTAGGCAGAATGAGAGGATGATGGAAGAGAAGTTTGCCTATGATGAAGAGGAAATGAATATTCTCAAAGAGATCCTAAttaggagggagagggagaattTTTTCTTGGAGAATGAGGTTGAAGCATATAGACAAATTCCTTCCGGAGATAAAAGCAGCGATGATCATGTGCAAGACATCAAGGATAGCCACAGGAAAATTCACCCTGTGCTTCACCCGGGTGAGTATGTACAGTCTATGGTACCAGAGATCAACAATGGTGGAGTAATTAAGGATTACATAATGGAGCCAACCCATTATTGTACAGGTATGACGAGATGTTTCTCTTGTGATGGAGAAGGGGTGGAGGAAAATAGGGAAAACGGAGATATTGAATGTGGCAATCTTCGAGAAACTGTGCATGACATGCAACAGATAGTTCATGATGTTCATGTGGTTGATGATAAAACAGACCCACCGAACAATGGCACAAATGAGGAAGACATGAGGCAGAATGGTCATATGAGCGATACTAATATTGACGGCGTATTAGAATTGTTGGTTAACTCACGGAGTAGAACAATGACACATGATTCTGAAAGGGTGGCTCGTTATGAAAGATTAAAGCTTGACATTGAAGTTGAATGGCTTAGAGAGATGTTACGAATTGTTcaagaggaaaaggagaagtTGAGAATATCTGGAAAAAACAGGGAAGGAGAGACAAACCAGTTGGAACTGTTAGACGATATACAACATCAGCTTCAGGAGATTCAACGGCTAAGGGGGCCCATGCAGCACACTTCCTCACCCAGTGCTTTATCTAAG GTGAAAGTTGAAGAGATGTAG
- the LOC120289458 gene encoding trihelix transcription factor ASIL1, whose translation MATRSPSSPSASPPSATPLPTAAATSAAKKPHPVPWTHEETVNLIRAYEEKWYALKRGPLKSSQWEEVAVTVAARCGYSYAEPSKTATQCRHKMEKLRKRYRAEKQRAGAASGWPYYEMMERLERGPMPISARPIAVVPYGARRAVGGGIGGDEEEEEEEEAADEEEEEDNEDEEYDGNYSKSRSINHILRRPAMVNRFPRASASAAAGGAKRKRAAEKMEEEEEEAEEEGWGERRRRKRRAVWEMAGEIRGFAERYVGMENVKMEMMRESERWRMDFERKRMDLIAESQSKILDTIAKAFCFPS comes from the coding sequence ATGGCCACCCGCTCCCCATCCTCCCCCTCCGCCTCCCCACCCAGCGCCACCCCGctccccaccgccgccgccacctccgccgccaaGAAGCCCCATCCCGTCCCCTGGACCCACGAGGAGACCGTCAACCTGATCCGCGCCTACGAGGAGAAGTGGTACGCCCTCAAGCGCGGCCCGCTCAAGTCCAGCCAGTGGGAGGAGGTGGCCgtcaccgtcgccgcccgcTGCGGCTACTCCTACGCCGAGCCCTCCAAGACCGCCACCCAGTGCCGTCACAAGATGGAGAAGCTCCGCAAGCGCTACCGCGCCGAGAAGCAGCGGGCCGGCGCCGCCTCCGGCTGGCCGTACTACGAGATGATGGAGCGCCTGGAGCGCGGCCCCATGCCGATCTCGGCGCGGCCGATCGCCGTGGTGCCGTACGGCGCCCGAAGGGCCGTGGGAGGAGGGATAGGAggggacgaggaggaggaagaggaagaggaagccgccgacgaggaggaggaggaagacaaCGAGGACGAGGAATACGATGGGAATTACAGCAAGTCGAGGAGCATAAACCACATACTGAGGAGGCCGGCGATGGTGAACCGGTTCCCcagggcgtcggcgtcggcggcggcgggaggggcgaagaggaagagggcggcggagaagatggaggaggaggaggaggaggcggaggaggaggggtggggagagaggaggaggaggaagaggagggcgGTGTGGGAGATGGCCGGGGAGATAAGGGGGTTCGCGGAGAGGTACGTGGGGATGGAGAACGTGAAGATGGAGATGATGAGGGAGAGCGAGCGGTGGCGGATGGATTTCGAGAGGAAGCGGATGGACCTGATCGCGGAGTCGCAGAGCAAGATCCTCGACACCATCGCCAAGGCCTTTTGCTTCCCCTCTTGA